One genomic region from candidate division WOR-3 bacterium encodes:
- a CDS encoding ABC transporter substrate-binding protein, which translates to MIRILKILSLFYFLGCGRNINIYFLVSLSGPEKVYGKEAEKGIKLFYEKIKDKKIKGKKINVIIRDTESDINKIKKIFEEIKEDRNSFIIIGPEISKFAIFASLIAEKNKIPIITPTATNPLVTEGKNFVFRLTYTDIAQGSYLAKFAIRNLKKKKAIILFEAQNPYSEELSKQFEAVFNKEGGEILFKTFYLKGDTSFSKQIENFKKYKPDLIFIPGYVKEVSMFIKEAYKKGLNITFLGGDGWYSPLLISSLKDIWKEGVEAFITSPFSPFDTSKNVIKFLNDFKNKYKETPSFVSALYYDAFNLSVYIIENLQKIDREEFVKNLTNLKNFIGVTGRISFNGKKDPDREVFILKPEEEGFKFITKLYFE; encoded by the coding sequence ATGATAAGAATCTTAAAAATTCTTTCTCTTTTTTATTTTTTGGGCTGTGGTAGAAATATTAATATTTATTTTTTGGTATCTCTTTCTGGACCTGAAAAAGTTTACGGAAAAGAAGCAGAAAAGGGAATAAAGCTTTTTTATGAGAAGATTAAAGACAAAAAAATTAAAGGAAAAAAAATAAATGTAATAATAAGGGATACAGAAAGTGATATAAATAAAATAAAAAAAATTTTTGAAGAAATTAAAGAGGATAGAAACTCTTTTATTATAATCGGACCCGAAATTTCTAAATTTGCTATTTTTGCATCCTTAATTGCTGAAAAGAATAAAATCCCCATCATAACTCCCACAGCAACTAACCCACTTGTTACAGAAGGTAAAAATTTTGTTTTCAGATTAACCTATACAGATATTGCTCAGGGTTCATATTTGGCAAAATTTGCTATTCGTAATTTAAAAAAGAAAAAGGCTATAATTCTATTTGAAGCTCAAAATCCTTATTCAGAAGAACTTTCAAAACAGTTTGAAGCAGTATTTAATAAAGAGGGGGGAGAAATTTTATTTAAAACCTTCTATTTAAAAGGAGATACCTCTTTTTCTAAACAGATAGAGAATTTTAAAAAATATAAACCAGATCTTATTTTTATTCCAGGATATGTTAAAGAAGTAAGTATGTTTATTAAAGAAGCATATAAAAAGGGATTAAATATTACTTTTTTAGGTGGTGATGGATGGTATTCTCCCCTTTTAATAAGTTCCCTTAAAGATATATGGAAGGAAGGTGTAGAAGCATTTATCACTTCTCCCTTTTCTCCTTTTGATACATCAAAAAATGTAATAAAATTTTTAAATGATTTTAAAAATAAATATAAAGAAACTCCTTCCTTTGTTTCCGCACTTTATTATGATGCTTTTAATCTTTCTGTTTATATAATTGAAAATTTGCAAAAAATTGATAGGGAAGAATTTGTAAAAAATCTTACTAATCTAAAAAATTTCATAGGAGTAACAGGTAGAATAAGTTTTAATGGTAAAAAAGACCCTGACAGGGAGGTATTTATTTTAAAGCCAGAAGAAGAAGGATTTAAGTTTATTACAAAACTTTATTTTGAATAA